A single window of Balaenoptera ricei isolate mBalRic1 chromosome 15, mBalRic1.hap2, whole genome shotgun sequence DNA harbors:
- the SAP25 gene encoding histone deacetylase complex subunit SAP25 isoform X2, whose amino-acid sequence MLPWTPRRWGAGEEQAPEKQGPSAGSDPGQAWDSGEEALREPRTTPQDRWALPAALGRNPTGAHSVRRSHLSLAKKGPQPWSRRPSWARKEQLLPRPPPGLAAERSPGTPVPLSPEMTWEVAPSRMTLLAPRNPNCEAKPGPRLVWGLSCESGTSFSGRTLRHPSFCPLYEAASGRGLRPSLAGHQSGEQAPRDAGFPVMCSEDVFLSDPLLPRGQRAPLYVSQARQQVMGSLKLLLPPPVMSPRVLPTPSSGCSTAWLSGPELIALAGLLQMSQGEPRPSSPGAPMPPAGPPDPASDHPGASGGQSCSHCTDPSLPRAPDSQGP is encoded by the exons ATGTTGCCCTGGACCCCCCGGCGTTGGGGCGCGGGCGAGGAGCAGGCGCCCGAGAAACAAGGCCCCTCGGCGGGCAGCGACCCCGGCCAGGCCTGGGACTCTGGAGAGGAAGCCCTGCGGGAGCCAAGAACAACCCCACAGGACAGGTGGGCTCTGCCGGCGGCACTTGGGCGAAACCCGACGGGGGCCCACAGTGTGAGAAGATCTCATTTGTCCCTAGCGAAGAAAGG TCCTCAGCCCTGGTCCCGAAGGCCTTCCTGGGCCCGGAAAGAGCAGCTGCTGCCTCGGCCGCCCCCAGGCCTGGCTGCCGAGCGGTCCCCGGGAACCCCAG TTCCCCTCTCCCCCGAGATGACCTGGGAGGTGGCCCCGTCAAGGATGACCCTGCTGGCGCCACGGAACCCCAACTGTGAGGCTAAACCGGGACCTCGGCTGGTGTGG GGGCTCAGCTGTGAGTCAGGCACCTCGTTCTCAGGCCGGACCTTGCGCCATCCCTCATTCTGCCCTCTGTACGAGGCAGCCTCAGGCAGAGGCCTCAGGCCCAGCCTAGCAGGACATCAGAGTGGAGAGCAGGCGCCCAGGGATGCAG GGTTCCCGGTGATGTGCTCTGAAGATGTCTTTCTTTCTGACCCTCTGCTGCCCCGTGGGCAGCGTGCTCCCCTGTACGTGTCTCAGGCCCGTCAGCAG gTGATGGGCTCTCTGAAGCTGCTGCTCCCACCCCCAGTCATGTCCCCCAGGGTCCTCCCCACTCCATCCTCTGGCTGCTCCACCGCCTGGCTCAGTGGGCCTGAGCTGATCGCCCTCGCTGGCCTCCTGCAGATGAGCCAGGGggagccaagacccagctccccgGGGGCTCCCATGCCCCCTGCTGGCCCCCCAGACCCTGCCTCTGACCACCCAGGTGCCAGTGGTGGCCAGAGCTGTTCTCACTGCACGGACCCATCTCTCCCACGGGCCCCAGACAGCCAAGGTCCATAG
- the LRCH4 gene encoding leucine-rich repeat and calponin homology domain-containing protein 4 isoform X1 yields the protein MAAAVAASLAAGGEEAATTTSVPGSPGLPGSRSAERALEEAVATGTLNLSNRRLKHFPRGAARSYDLSDITQADLSRNRFPEVPEAACQLVSLEGLSLYHNCLRCLNPALGNLTALTYLNLSRNQLSSLPPYICQLPLRVLIVSNNKLGALPPDISALASLRQLDASSNELQSLPAELCGLPSLRDLNVRRNQLSTLPDELGDLPLVRLDFSCNRVSRIPVSFCRLRHLQVILLDSNPLQSPPAQICLKGKLHIFKYLSTEAGRRGGSALGDLAPSRPPSFSPCPAEDLFPGRRYDGGLDSGFHSVDSGSKRWSGNESTDEFSELSFRISELAREPRGPRERREDGSADGDPEQVDFIDSHVPGEDEERGAGEEQRPPESSPVAGDGERAPSSRREEPSGEERRRPDTLQLWQERERRQQQQQQSGVWGSPRKDSFPKLGVRAPGGGAAASSAQATYNGTPKSSATQLGAAGGQGAPTPASAAQEPLPTAGPASAPAARPLSSIQRPNSFLFRSSSQSSSGPSSPDSVLRPRRSPQLLDEKEVMAQLRQVLESQLQRPLPEDLAEALASGVILCQLANQLRPRSVPFIHVPSPAVPKLSALKSRKNVESFLEACRKMGVPEADLCSPSDLLQGTAQGLWTTLEAVKRAGGRSPPPLWPPSGLGGFILFYVVLMLLLCVVYTRLLGS from the exons CCGGGTCTGCCCGGGAGCCGCAGTGCAGAGCGGGCCCTAGAGGAGGCCGTGGCCACCGGGACCCTGAACCTGTCTAACCGGCGTTTGAAGCACTTCCCCCGGGGCGCGGCCCGCAGCTACGACCTGTCAGACATCACCCAGGCTG ACCTGTCCCGGAACCGGTTCCCCGAGGTGCCAGAGGCAGCGTGCCAGCTGGTGTCCCTGGAGGGTCTGAGCCTCTACCACAATTGTCTGAGGTGCCTGAACCCAGCCTTGGGGAATCTCACAGCTCTCACCTACCTCAACCTCAG ccGAAACCAGCTGTCATCGCTGCCGCCCTACATCTGCCAGCTGCCCCTGCGAGTGCTCATTGTCAGCAACAACAAACTGGGGGCCCTACCTCCCGACATCAGCGCCCTGGCAAGCCTGCGACAGCTC GATGCGAGCAGCAATGAGTTGCAGTCTCTCCCCGCAGAGCTGTGCGGCCTCCCTTCCCTGCGGGATCTCAATGTGCGGAGGAACCAGCTCAGCACCCTGCCTGACg agCTGGGAGACCTTCCTCTTGTCCGCCTGGATTTCTCCTGTAACCGTGTCTCCCGCATCCCGGTCTCCTTCTGCCGCCTCAGGCACCTGCAGGTCATTTTGCTGGACAGCAACCCCCTGCAAAGCCCGCCTGCCCAG ATCTGCCTGAAGGGGAAACTTCACATCTTCAAGTATTTGTCAACAGAGGCTGGGCGGCGCGGGGGGTCTGCACTGGGGGACCTGGCCCCTTCCCGCCCCCCGAGTTTCAGCCCCTG CCCCGCTGAGGACTTGTTTCCGGGACGTCGGTATGACGGAGGGCTGGACTCAGGCTTCCACAGCGTTGACAGTGGCAGCAAGAGGTGGTCTGGAAATGAG TCAACAGATGAATTTTCCGAGTTGTCGTTCCGGATCTCAGAGCTGGCCCGGGAGCCTCGGGGACCCAGGGAGCGGAGGGAGGATGGCTCTG CTGACGGAGACCCTGAGCAGGTTGACTTCATCGACAGCCACGTCCCTGGGGAGGACGAAGAGCGAGGTGCTGGCGAG GAGCAGCGGCCACCAGAATCGAGCCCTGTggcaggggatggggagagggcacCAAGCAGCAG GCGGGAGGAGCCGTCAGGGGAGGAGAGGCGGCGCCCAGACACCTTGCAGCTGTGGCAGGAGCGcgagcggcggcagcagcagcagcagcagagtgGCGTGTGGGGTTCCCCAAGGAAGGACAG TTTTCCGAAGCTGGGGGTCAGGGCTCCTGGCGGGGGTGCTGCCGCCTCGTCCGCTCAGGCCACCTACAA CGGCACGCCCAAGTCCAGTGCCACCCAGCTGGGAGCTGCGGGGGGGCAGGGTGCTCCCACCCCCGCCTCCGCCGCCCAGGAGCCCCTTCCTACGGCGGGACCAG cGAGCGCACCTGCTGCCCGGCCGCTCAGCTCCATTCAGAGACCAAACAGCTTCCTCTTCCGTTCTTCCTCTCAGAGCAGCTCAG GCCCTTCCTCACCGGACTCTGTCTTGAGACCTCGGCGATCCCCCCAGCTTCTGGACGAAAAGGAGGTGATGGCTCAGCTGCGCCAG gtgcTTGAGTCCCAGCTGCAGCGGCCCCTGCCCGAGGACCTGGCAGAGGCTCTAGCCAGTGGGGTCATCCTCTGTCAGCTGGCCAACCAGCTGCGGCCCCGCTCCGTGCCCTTCATTCACGTGCCCTCACCTGCTGTG CCAAAACTCAGTGCCCTCAAGTCTCGGAAGAATGTGGAGAGTTTCTTAGAAGCTTGTCGAAAAATGGGGGTTCCTGAG GCTGACCTGTGCTCGCCCTCGGATCTCCTCCAGGGCACTGCCCAGGGGCTGTGGACCACCCTGGAGGCTGTGAAGCGGGCGGGGGGCAGGTCCCCCCCGCCCCTCTGGCCCCCCTCTGGTCTGGGAGGCTTCATCCTCTTCTACGTGGTCCTCATGCTGCTGCTCTGTGTCGTCTACACTCGGCTCCTGGGTTCCTAG
- the LOC132349984 gene encoding insulin receptor substrate 1-like, protein MPPPSPGTATSTPPLPSQPLLRTLYCFGSGMKPGDPTTTPEFESADVALGPPRPWACPADVRLCGHLRKQKSQGRRFFVLRAYPQRLECYESEKKFRAGRAPPKFSVSLEGACTISKRVDARQRHLIVLYTRDRSLGVAAASEAEQQAWYSALLQARAAAAGPDSHEDPGAWILAPFQDVWPVTLRPKGLGRARGLGSGGYCLCLGSGVLSLLRKPGGRSSGASRASPPPALRLSLLSVRRCGHADAFFFLELGRSAPTGPGELWLQAPDAVVAQSIHETVLAAMKRIGDSGAGGRAEPLPRKPPTSASTPSVPQSYETPASAAQSSGLYHRGRLSERSEQATLKTLARLGAAASHPEGLERGGVYITKGAESDYEPMGGGQASGYVVMAPPGLPASAKAASRQPLQDGGVTEYVSMSLCAPRSFSSSFLPLPYRPGAGEPGPGLQGPRLGVGADWGPAGAQRCLQPPSELAGEYVCTAADYIGMGTDIPEPPDGGLNYIDLDLVPPLEVRGDAPGARHRPHSYAHIEFQNLGQAQSSCSIAPESQVSLGPPPCLQ, encoded by the exons TCCGGACACTTTACTGCTTTGGGTCCGGGATGAAGCCCGGAGACCCCACGACGACCCCGGAGTTCGAGTCAGCCGACGTGGCCCTGGGTCCGCCGCGGCCCTGGGCCTGCCCGGCTGACGTGCGGCTCTGCGGCCACCTGCGGAAGCAGAAGTCCCAGGGCCGCCGCTTCTTTGTGCTCCGCGCCTATCCGCAGCGCCTCGAGTGTTACGAGAGCGAGAAGAAGTTCCGCGCCGGCCGAGCGCCGCCCAAGTTCAGCGTGAGCCTGGAGGGCGCGTGCACCATCAGTAAGCGCGTGGACGCGCGTCAGCGACACCTGATCGTCCTCTACACGCGCGACCGCAGCCTGGGCGTGGCGGCGGCCAGCGAGGCGGAGCAGCAGGCGTGGTACAGCGCCCTGCTCCAggcgcgcgccgccgccgccg GTCCCGACTCCCACGAGGACCCCGGGGCCTGGATCCTCGCTCCGTTTCAGGACGTCTGGCCCGTGACGCTGCGGCCCAAGGGGCTGGGGCGGGCACGAGGCCTGGGCAGCGGCGGCTACTGCCTATGCCTGGGTTCCGGGGTACTGAGCCTGCTGCGGAAGCCCGGGGGCAGAAGCTCCGGGGCCTCCCGGGCATCTCCGCCGCCGGCCCTGCGCTTGTCCCTGCTCAGCGTGCGCCGCTGTGGCCATGCCGACGCTTTCTTCTTCCTGGAGCTTGGCCGCTCAGCACCCACGGGTCCCGGGGAGCTGTGGCTACAGGCGCCCGATGCCGTCGTGGCCCAAAGCATTCACGAGACTGTCCTGGCCGCCATGAAGCGAATCGGGGACAGTGGTGCCGGTGGCAGGGCTGAGCCACTGCCAAGAAAGCCCCCGACGAGCGCCTCCACACCCTCTGTCCCCCAATCTTATGAGACCCCAGCCTCTGCGGCCCAATCAAGCGGCCTGTACCATCGGGGGCGCCTGAGTGAGAGAAGCGAGCAAGCAACCCTCAAGACCCTGGCCAGGCTGGGGGCGGCAGCCTCACACCCCGAGGGGTTGGAGCGGGGCGGGGTCTACATAACCAAGGGAGCCGAGAGTGACTACGAGCCCATGGGGGGCGGCCAAGCCAGCGGCTACGTGGTGATGGCGCCCCCGGGCCTTCCTGCCTCCGCCAAAGCCGCTTCCCGCCAGCCGCTCCAGGATGGAGGGGTCACTGAATATGTGTCCATGAGCCTCTGTGCACCACGGTCCTTTTCCTCGAGCTTCTTGCCTCTTCCCTACAGGCCTGGGGCCGGGGAGCCTGGACCCGGGCTCCAAGGCCCTCGCCTCGGCGTGGGAGCCGACTGGGGACCGGCAGGGGCTCAGCGCTGCTTGCAGCCACCGTCAGAGTTAGCCGGGGAGTACGTGTGCACGGCCGCCGACTACATAGGAATGGGCACTGACATCCCCGAGCCCCCGGACGGCGGCCTCAACTACATCGACCTGGACCTGGTCCCTCCCCTGGAGGTGCGAGGCGACGCCCCCGGGGCCAGGCACCGCCCACACAGCTACGCACACATCGAGTTCCAGAACCTCGGGCAGGCCCAG AGTTCCTGCAGCATCGCTCCAGAGTCTCAAGTCAGCCTTGGCCCCCCACCCTGCCTCCAATGA
- the LRCH4 gene encoding leucine-rich repeat and calponin homology domain-containing protein 4 isoform X2, producing MAAAVAASLAAGGEEAATTTSVPGSPGLPGSRSAERALEEAVATGTLNLSNRRLKHFPRGAARSYDLSDITQADLSRNRFPEVPEAACQLVSLEGLSLYHNCLRCLNPALGNLTALTYLNLSRNQLSSLPPYICQLPLRVLIVSNNKLGALPPDISALASLRQLDASSNELQSLPAELCGLPSLRDLNVRRNQLSTLPDELGDLPLVRLDFSCNRVSRIPVSFCRLRHLQVILLDSNPLQSPPAQICLKGKLHIFKYLSTEAGRRGGSALGDLAPSRPPSFSPCPAEDLFPGRRYDGGLDSGFHSVDSGSKRWSGNESTDEFSELSFRISELAREPRGPRERREDGSADGDPEQVDFIDSHVPGEDEERGAGEEQRPPESSPVAGDGERAPSSRREEPSGEERRRPDTLQLWQERERRQQQQQQSGVWGSPRKDSFPKLGVRAPGGGAAASSAQATYNGTPKSSATQLGAAGGQGAPTPASAAQEPLPTAGPASAPAARPLSSIQRPNSFLFRSSSQSSSGPSSPDSVLRPRRSPQLLDEKEVMAQLRQVLESQLQRPLPEDLAEALASGVILCQLANQLRPRSVPFIHVPSPAVPKLSALKSRKNVESFLEACRKMGVPEESLCQPHHILEEEGAPGRGLPYIAAVIHALLERP from the exons CCGGGTCTGCCCGGGAGCCGCAGTGCAGAGCGGGCCCTAGAGGAGGCCGTGGCCACCGGGACCCTGAACCTGTCTAACCGGCGTTTGAAGCACTTCCCCCGGGGCGCGGCCCGCAGCTACGACCTGTCAGACATCACCCAGGCTG ACCTGTCCCGGAACCGGTTCCCCGAGGTGCCAGAGGCAGCGTGCCAGCTGGTGTCCCTGGAGGGTCTGAGCCTCTACCACAATTGTCTGAGGTGCCTGAACCCAGCCTTGGGGAATCTCACAGCTCTCACCTACCTCAACCTCAG ccGAAACCAGCTGTCATCGCTGCCGCCCTACATCTGCCAGCTGCCCCTGCGAGTGCTCATTGTCAGCAACAACAAACTGGGGGCCCTACCTCCCGACATCAGCGCCCTGGCAAGCCTGCGACAGCTC GATGCGAGCAGCAATGAGTTGCAGTCTCTCCCCGCAGAGCTGTGCGGCCTCCCTTCCCTGCGGGATCTCAATGTGCGGAGGAACCAGCTCAGCACCCTGCCTGACg agCTGGGAGACCTTCCTCTTGTCCGCCTGGATTTCTCCTGTAACCGTGTCTCCCGCATCCCGGTCTCCTTCTGCCGCCTCAGGCACCTGCAGGTCATTTTGCTGGACAGCAACCCCCTGCAAAGCCCGCCTGCCCAG ATCTGCCTGAAGGGGAAACTTCACATCTTCAAGTATTTGTCAACAGAGGCTGGGCGGCGCGGGGGGTCTGCACTGGGGGACCTGGCCCCTTCCCGCCCCCCGAGTTTCAGCCCCTG CCCCGCTGAGGACTTGTTTCCGGGACGTCGGTATGACGGAGGGCTGGACTCAGGCTTCCACAGCGTTGACAGTGGCAGCAAGAGGTGGTCTGGAAATGAG TCAACAGATGAATTTTCCGAGTTGTCGTTCCGGATCTCAGAGCTGGCCCGGGAGCCTCGGGGACCCAGGGAGCGGAGGGAGGATGGCTCTG CTGACGGAGACCCTGAGCAGGTTGACTTCATCGACAGCCACGTCCCTGGGGAGGACGAAGAGCGAGGTGCTGGCGAG GAGCAGCGGCCACCAGAATCGAGCCCTGTggcaggggatggggagagggcacCAAGCAGCAG GCGGGAGGAGCCGTCAGGGGAGGAGAGGCGGCGCCCAGACACCTTGCAGCTGTGGCAGGAGCGcgagcggcggcagcagcagcagcagcagagtgGCGTGTGGGGTTCCCCAAGGAAGGACAG TTTTCCGAAGCTGGGGGTCAGGGCTCCTGGCGGGGGTGCTGCCGCCTCGTCCGCTCAGGCCACCTACAA CGGCACGCCCAAGTCCAGTGCCACCCAGCTGGGAGCTGCGGGGGGGCAGGGTGCTCCCACCCCCGCCTCCGCCGCCCAGGAGCCCCTTCCTACGGCGGGACCAG cGAGCGCACCTGCTGCCCGGCCGCTCAGCTCCATTCAGAGACCAAACAGCTTCCTCTTCCGTTCTTCCTCTCAGAGCAGCTCAG GCCCTTCCTCACCGGACTCTGTCTTGAGACCTCGGCGATCCCCCCAGCTTCTGGACGAAAAGGAGGTGATGGCTCAGCTGCGCCAG gtgcTTGAGTCCCAGCTGCAGCGGCCCCTGCCCGAGGACCTGGCAGAGGCTCTAGCCAGTGGGGTCATCCTCTGTCAGCTGGCCAACCAGCTGCGGCCCCGCTCCGTGCCCTTCATTCACGTGCCCTCACCTGCTGTG CCAAAACTCAGTGCCCTCAAGTCTCGGAAGAATGTGGAGAGTTTCTTAGAAGCTTGTCGAAAAATGGGGGTTCCTGAG GAGTCCCTGTGCCAGCCCCACCACATCCTGGAAGAGGAGGGGGCCCCGGGAAGGGGCCTCCCCTACATCGCTGCTGTCATCCATGCACTGCTGGAACGGCCTTAG
- the SAP25 gene encoding histone deacetylase complex subunit SAP25 isoform X3 — translation MLPWTPRRWGAGEEQAPEKQGPSAGSDPGQAWDSGEEALREPRTTPQDSPQPWSRRPSWARKEQLLPRPPPGLAAERSPGTPVQPRPPVPLSPEMTWEVAPSRMTLLAPRNPNCEAKPGPRLVWGLSCESGTSFSGRTLRHPSFCPLYEAASGRGLRPSLAGHQSGEQAPRDAGFPVMCSEDVFLSDPLLPRGQRAPLYVSQARQQVMGSLKLLLPPPVMSPRVLPTPSSGCSTAWLSGPELIALAGLLQMSQGEPRPSSPGAPMPPAGPPDPASDHPGASGGQSCSHCTDPSLPRAPDSQGP, via the exons ATGTTGCCCTGGACCCCCCGGCGTTGGGGCGCGGGCGAGGAGCAGGCGCCCGAGAAACAAGGCCCCTCGGCGGGCAGCGACCCCGGCCAGGCCTGGGACTCTGGAGAGGAAGCCCTGCGGGAGCCAAGAACAACCCCACAGGACAG TCCTCAGCCCTGGTCCCGAAGGCCTTCCTGGGCCCGGAAAGAGCAGCTGCTGCCTCGGCCGCCCCCAGGCCTGGCTGCCGAGCGGTCCCCGGGAACCCCAG TCCAACCCCGCCCCCCAGTTCCCCTCTCCCCCGAGATGACCTGGGAGGTGGCCCCGTCAAGGATGACCCTGCTGGCGCCACGGAACCCCAACTGTGAGGCTAAACCGGGACCTCGGCTGGTGTGG GGGCTCAGCTGTGAGTCAGGCACCTCGTTCTCAGGCCGGACCTTGCGCCATCCCTCATTCTGCCCTCTGTACGAGGCAGCCTCAGGCAGAGGCCTCAGGCCCAGCCTAGCAGGACATCAGAGTGGAGAGCAGGCGCCCAGGGATGCAG GGTTCCCGGTGATGTGCTCTGAAGATGTCTTTCTTTCTGACCCTCTGCTGCCCCGTGGGCAGCGTGCTCCCCTGTACGTGTCTCAGGCCCGTCAGCAG gTGATGGGCTCTCTGAAGCTGCTGCTCCCACCCCCAGTCATGTCCCCCAGGGTCCTCCCCACTCCATCCTCTGGCTGCTCCACCGCCTGGCTCAGTGGGCCTGAGCTGATCGCCCTCGCTGGCCTCCTGCAGATGAGCCAGGGggagccaagacccagctccccgGGGGCTCCCATGCCCCCTGCTGGCCCCCCAGACCCTGCCTCTGACCACCCAGGTGCCAGTGGTGGCCAGAGCTGTTCTCACTGCACGGACCCATCTCTCCCACGGGCCCCAGACAGCCAAGGTCCATAG
- the SAP25 gene encoding histone deacetylase complex subunit SAP25 isoform X1 yields the protein MLPWTPRRWGAGEEQAPEKQGPSAGSDPGQAWDSGEEALREPRTTPQDRWALPAALGRNPTGAHSVRRSHLSLAKKGPQPWSRRPSWARKEQLLPRPPPGLAAERSPGTPVQPRPPVPLSPEMTWEVAPSRMTLLAPRNPNCEAKPGPRLVWGLSCESGTSFSGRTLRHPSFCPLYEAASGRGLRPSLAGHQSGEQAPRDAGFPVMCSEDVFLSDPLLPRGQRAPLYVSQARQQVMGSLKLLLPPPVMSPRVLPTPSSGCSTAWLSGPELIALAGLLQMSQGEPRPSSPGAPMPPAGPPDPASDHPGASGGQSCSHCTDPSLPRAPDSQGP from the exons ATGTTGCCCTGGACCCCCCGGCGTTGGGGCGCGGGCGAGGAGCAGGCGCCCGAGAAACAAGGCCCCTCGGCGGGCAGCGACCCCGGCCAGGCCTGGGACTCTGGAGAGGAAGCCCTGCGGGAGCCAAGAACAACCCCACAGGACAGGTGGGCTCTGCCGGCGGCACTTGGGCGAAACCCGACGGGGGCCCACAGTGTGAGAAGATCTCATTTGTCCCTAGCGAAGAAAGG TCCTCAGCCCTGGTCCCGAAGGCCTTCCTGGGCCCGGAAAGAGCAGCTGCTGCCTCGGCCGCCCCCAGGCCTGGCTGCCGAGCGGTCCCCGGGAACCCCAG TCCAACCCCGCCCCCCAGTTCCCCTCTCCCCCGAGATGACCTGGGAGGTGGCCCCGTCAAGGATGACCCTGCTGGCGCCACGGAACCCCAACTGTGAGGCTAAACCGGGACCTCGGCTGGTGTGG GGGCTCAGCTGTGAGTCAGGCACCTCGTTCTCAGGCCGGACCTTGCGCCATCCCTCATTCTGCCCTCTGTACGAGGCAGCCTCAGGCAGAGGCCTCAGGCCCAGCCTAGCAGGACATCAGAGTGGAGAGCAGGCGCCCAGGGATGCAG GGTTCCCGGTGATGTGCTCTGAAGATGTCTTTCTTTCTGACCCTCTGCTGCCCCGTGGGCAGCGTGCTCCCCTGTACGTGTCTCAGGCCCGTCAGCAG gTGATGGGCTCTCTGAAGCTGCTGCTCCCACCCCCAGTCATGTCCCCCAGGGTCCTCCCCACTCCATCCTCTGGCTGCTCCACCGCCTGGCTCAGTGGGCCTGAGCTGATCGCCCTCGCTGGCCTCCTGCAGATGAGCCAGGGggagccaagacccagctccccgGGGGCTCCCATGCCCCCTGCTGGCCCCCCAGACCCTGCCTCTGACCACCCAGGTGCCAGTGGTGGCCAGAGCTGTTCTCACTGCACGGACCCATCTCTCCCACGGGCCCCAGACAGCCAAGGTCCATAG
- the SAP25 gene encoding histone deacetylase complex subunit SAP25 isoform X4, protein MLPWTPRRWGAGEEQAPEKQGPSAGSDPGQAWDSGEEALREPRTTPQDSPQPWSRRPSWARKEQLLPRPPPGLAAERSPGTPVPLSPEMTWEVAPSRMTLLAPRNPNCEAKPGPRLVWGLSCESGTSFSGRTLRHPSFCPLYEAASGRGLRPSLAGHQSGEQAPRDAGFPVMCSEDVFLSDPLLPRGQRAPLYVSQARQQVMGSLKLLLPPPVMSPRVLPTPSSGCSTAWLSGPELIALAGLLQMSQGEPRPSSPGAPMPPAGPPDPASDHPGASGGQSCSHCTDPSLPRAPDSQGP, encoded by the exons ATGTTGCCCTGGACCCCCCGGCGTTGGGGCGCGGGCGAGGAGCAGGCGCCCGAGAAACAAGGCCCCTCGGCGGGCAGCGACCCCGGCCAGGCCTGGGACTCTGGAGAGGAAGCCCTGCGGGAGCCAAGAACAACCCCACAGGACAG TCCTCAGCCCTGGTCCCGAAGGCCTTCCTGGGCCCGGAAAGAGCAGCTGCTGCCTCGGCCGCCCCCAGGCCTGGCTGCCGAGCGGTCCCCGGGAACCCCAG TTCCCCTCTCCCCCGAGATGACCTGGGAGGTGGCCCCGTCAAGGATGACCCTGCTGGCGCCACGGAACCCCAACTGTGAGGCTAAACCGGGACCTCGGCTGGTGTGG GGGCTCAGCTGTGAGTCAGGCACCTCGTTCTCAGGCCGGACCTTGCGCCATCCCTCATTCTGCCCTCTGTACGAGGCAGCCTCAGGCAGAGGCCTCAGGCCCAGCCTAGCAGGACATCAGAGTGGAGAGCAGGCGCCCAGGGATGCAG GGTTCCCGGTGATGTGCTCTGAAGATGTCTTTCTTTCTGACCCTCTGCTGCCCCGTGGGCAGCGTGCTCCCCTGTACGTGTCTCAGGCCCGTCAGCAG gTGATGGGCTCTCTGAAGCTGCTGCTCCCACCCCCAGTCATGTCCCCCAGGGTCCTCCCCACTCCATCCTCTGGCTGCTCCACCGCCTGGCTCAGTGGGCCTGAGCTGATCGCCCTCGCTGGCCTCCTGCAGATGAGCCAGGGggagccaagacccagctccccgGGGGCTCCCATGCCCCCTGCTGGCCCCCCAGACCCTGCCTCTGACCACCCAGGTGCCAGTGGTGGCCAGAGCTGTTCTCACTGCACGGACCCATCTCTCCCACGGGCCCCAGACAGCCAAGGTCCATAG